Genomic DNA from Vibrio vulnificus CMCP6:
AACGTTGATATCGTACGCTACGGTTCATTTGATGAAGCGTATCTTGACCTAGCCAATGGCCGTATCGCCGCGGTTTTGGGTGATGCTTCGGCATTGGAAGAAGGCGTGCTGAACAAAGCGGGTGGTGAAGGCTACGAGTTTGTTGGCCCATCACTAACGGATCCAAAATGGTTTGGTGAAGGTTTTGGTATTGCGGTTCGTAAGCAAGATAAAGATCTTACCAAGCAATTGGATGCCGCTATTCTATCTCTTCGTGAAAAAGGCATTTATCAGCAGATCGCAGCAAAATACTTCAAATACGACGTATATGGCGAGTAATCACTGTTGAACTCTCTCCCTAATTGCCGGTTCGTTCCTGGATGTACCCGGCAATTAGGATTCTAGATTCTAGGGATTAGGAACTGACCTATGCTGGATTTACAAGGATATGAAGCCTCTATCTTTAAAGGGGCCGTGTTAACCATTGAAGTGGCATTACTTTCCCTTGTGCTCGCCATGTTACTTGGCATGTTGGGCGCGCTTGCCAAAATGGCGCCTTATCGTTGGGCGCGTGCTATCGCCACACTTTACACCACCATCATCAGAGGGATTCCTGATCTTGTCTTGATGATGCTGATTTTCTTCGGTGGCCAGATTTTTCTTAACAACTCTCTCTATGCCGTCAATGAATGGCTCAACGAGTGGTTTACATCAAGTGATCCCACGCATGAATGGGTCTCCTACCTTCCTGACTATGTAGACGTGAGCCCTTTTATTGCCGGTGTTCTGACCATAGGCTTTATCTTCGGCGCGTACATGGCGGAAACCTTCCGCGGTGCCATCATGGCGGTCGATAAGGGGGAGCTTGAGGCGGCAAAAGCGTACGGCATGAGCTCGGCGTTGGCGTTTCGCCGCATATTGCTGCCGCAAATGATTCGTCACGCGTTGCCTGGTTTTGGTAATAACTGGCTAGTGTTACTCAAAACGACCGCGTTAGTTTCCATCATCGGTTTAGAGGATATGGTTCGCGTCGGCGCTTTAGCCGCAGGATCAACCAAAATGCCATTTACCTTTTATATGGCGGTGGCGCTGATTTTCCTCTTCTTTACCAGCGTTTCTACGGGCTGTTTGAAAGTCCTAGAACGTAAATTCAGCATTCATACGAGGTAGATGATTATGGACTTTTCATTAATCGTAGAAAGTTTTCCTATCTACCTTGATGGTTTATGGACAACCGCTTGGCTGGTGGCTGTGTCACTGGTGATTGGTTTAGGTATTGCCATACCGTTGGCAGTGGCAAGAAACAGCCGCAACTATGTGGTGAGTTTGCCTGCTTGGGGCTACATCTACTTTTTCCGTGGTACGCCGTTGTTGGTTCAGCTATATCTCATTTACTACGGTATGGATCAGTTTTTCCCCGTGAAAGATACGCTTTGGGAAAATGCTTGGTTCTGCGCTTTGGTGGCGTTTGTTTTGAATACCTCTGCGTATACCGCCGAAATCATTCGTGGCGCGATCAACGGTTTGCCAAAAGGGGAAGTGGAAGCGGCAAAAGCCTATGGCATGAGCCATTGGATGACATATCGCCGTATCGTGTTGCCAAGTGCGTTGCGCCGCGCGCTGCCTGCGTACAGTAATGAAGTGATTTTTATGCTTCACGGCAGTGCGGTCGCCGGTATTGTGACGATTATCGATCTTACTGGTGCAGCTCGATTGGTCAACTCGCGTTACTACGCACCTTTCGAATCGTTTCTAACCGCGGGCCTATTCTACATGTCGCTGACGTTTTTGATCCTTTGGGTCTTCAAAAATGCGGAGAAACGCTTCCTCGCATACCTCAGACCATTGAGCTAATTTAGATGGTTCAACAAACTTATGAACGGCACCTATAGGGTGCCGTTATGTTAGGTTAGTTCAAAATCAATCATCGCAATGAGCTCGTTGGTTGTTGTTCTGAAGTCAT
This window encodes:
- a CDS encoding ABC transporter permease, giving the protein MLDLQGYEASIFKGAVLTIEVALLSLVLAMLLGMLGALAKMAPYRWARAIATLYTTIIRGIPDLVLMMLIFFGGQIFLNNSLYAVNEWLNEWFTSSDPTHEWVSYLPDYVDVSPFIAGVLTIGFIFGAYMAETFRGAIMAVDKGELEAAKAYGMSSALAFRRILLPQMIRHALPGFGNNWLVLLKTTALVSIIGLEDMVRVGALAAGSTKMPFTFYMAVALIFLFFTSVSTGCLKVLERKFSIHTR
- a CDS encoding ABC transporter permease, coding for MDFSLIVESFPIYLDGLWTTAWLVAVSLVIGLGIAIPLAVARNSRNYVVSLPAWGYIYFFRGTPLLVQLYLIYYGMDQFFPVKDTLWENAWFCALVAFVLNTSAYTAEIIRGAINGLPKGEVEAAKAYGMSHWMTYRRIVLPSALRRALPAYSNEVIFMLHGSAVAGIVTIIDLTGAARLVNSRYYAPFESFLTAGLFYMSLTFLILWVFKNAEKRFLAYLRPLS